A region from the Aliiroseovarius sp. F47248L genome encodes:
- the feoB gene encoding Fe(2+) transporter permease subunit FeoB: MTRVVAIAGNPNCGKTTLFNALTGRHQQVGNWPGVTVEKKLGDLTHHGTAITLVDLPGVYSLSVAGGAASLDERIARDFILSERPDLVVNVVDASNLERNLYLTVQLVEMGVPVVVALNMMDVARARRLVIDRDVLSRELGCPVVEIVASEARGLTELKDLMRTADDVPTFAPKFDDATEAALTRLETALAGRVAQGVPRWLAIKHLEGDELCPAMTDPTVAAQAAGERAALEADTGLDADTAIACARYDAVAALVGKSLSRASEVARTVSDRIDRVILNRALGIPVFLAAMYVMFMFTINIGGAFIDFFDILAGTLFVDGTAALLGAISAPGWLTTIMADGVGGGIQTVATFIPIVACLFFALSVLEDSGYMARAAFVMDRFMRMIGLPGKSFVPLIVAFGCNVPAIMATRTLDSARDRTLTVMMAPFMSCGARLPVYALFAAAFFPVGGQNLVFALYLLGLLAAVGTGLMLKLTILKGESTPFVMELPPYHLPTLRGLAHRTWHRMRDFLTEAGQVIVLMVAVLAFLNSWGTDGSFGNEDSEASVLSEIGRSLTPAFAPLGIEEDNWPATVGIFTGILAKEAVVGTLNTLYATPEPDDGAPYSLMAGVRDASATILPNLRDAVGMAPDPLGLDIGDVSNPDAAAEEQEVARSTFGTMASLYDGQAGAFAYLLLILLYMPCVAAIGAIWRETGWQWALFASTWTMGLAYGAAVMFYQIARFDRHPDSSTIWIASLLATLAAVFLFLRWLGSRPTPFAVGAE, from the coding sequence ATGACACGCGTCGTTGCAATTGCCGGCAATCCGAACTGCGGCAAGACCACTCTGTTTAATGCCCTGACTGGGCGCCACCAACAGGTGGGTAACTGGCCGGGCGTCACCGTTGAAAAGAAACTGGGCGATCTGACCCATCACGGCACCGCGATCACGCTGGTGGACCTGCCGGGCGTCTATTCGCTGTCGGTGGCAGGCGGGGCCGCGTCGCTGGACGAACGCATTGCCCGCGACTTCATCCTGTCTGAGCGGCCAGATCTTGTGGTCAACGTGGTCGATGCCTCGAACCTGGAACGGAACCTCTATCTGACCGTGCAACTGGTCGAGATGGGTGTGCCGGTGGTGGTTGCCCTGAACATGATGGATGTGGCGCGCGCCCGGCGGTTGGTAATCGACAGGGATGTTCTGTCACGCGAACTGGGTTGCCCGGTGGTCGAGATCGTCGCGTCCGAGGCGCGCGGGTTGACCGAGTTGAAAGACCTGATGCGGACGGCGGACGATGTGCCGACATTTGCCCCGAAATTCGACGATGCGACCGAGGCCGCGTTGACACGGTTGGAAACGGCACTGGCCGGTAGAGTCGCGCAAGGGGTGCCGCGCTGGCTGGCGATCAAGCATCTGGAAGGTGACGAGCTGTGCCCGGCGATGACAGATCCCACCGTCGCCGCGCAGGCCGCTGGCGAACGCGCCGCACTTGAGGCTGACACCGGGCTGGACGCCGACACCGCCATTGCCTGCGCGCGTTATGACGCGGTGGCGGCGTTGGTGGGAAAGTCGCTCAGCCGTGCCTCCGAAGTGGCCCGCACCGTGTCGGACCGGATCGACCGGGTAATCCTGAACCGTGCGCTTGGCATCCCGGTCTTTCTGGCCGCGATGTATGTGATGTTCATGTTTACCATCAACATCGGCGGCGCGTTCATCGACTTTTTTGACATTCTGGCGGGGACCTTGTTTGTGGATGGCACCGCGGCGCTTCTGGGGGCGATCAGCGCGCCCGGTTGGCTAACCACGATCATGGCCGATGGCGTCGGCGGTGGTATCCAGACGGTTGCCACCTTCATTCCCATCGTCGCCTGCCTGTTCTTCGCGCTCTCGGTGTTGGAGGATTCGGGCTATATGGCCCGCGCGGCCTTCGTCATGGACCGTTTCATGCGGATGATCGGGTTGCCGGGCAAAAGTTTCGTGCCGCTGATCGTGGCCTTTGGCTGCAACGTGCCTGCGATCATGGCGACGCGCACCTTGGACAGCGCGCGCGATCGCACGCTGACGGTGATGATGGCGCCCTTCATGTCCTGCGGCGCGCGCCTGCCGGTCTATGCGCTGTTTGCCGCCGCGTTCTTTCCGGTGGGCGGGCAGAACCTTGTGTTTGCACTGTATCTGCTGGGCTTGTTGGCGGCTGTCGGCACCGGGTTGATGCTGAAACTGACCATTCTGAAGGGCGAATCCACGCCCTTCGTGATGGAGCTTCCGCCCTATCACCTGCCGACCCTGCGCGGTCTTGCCCATCGCACCTGGCACCGGATGCGCGATTTTCTGACGGAAGCCGGGCAGGTCATCGTCTTGATGGTCGCCGTTCTGGCCTTCCTGAACTCATGGGGCACAGATGGCAGTTTCGGGAACGAGGACAGCGAAGCCTCGGTCCTGTCCGAGATCGGGCGCAGCCTGACCCCCGCCTTCGCCCCCTTGGGGATCGAGGAAGACAACTGGCCCGCCACGGTCGGCATTTTCACCGGCATTCTGGCGAAAGAGGCTGTGGTCGGCACGCTGAACACGCTCTACGCCACGCCTGAACCCGATGACGGTGCGCCTTATTCGCTGATGGCGGGGGTGCGGGATGCCTCGGCCACGATCCTACCCAACCTGCGCGATGCGGTGGGTATGGCGCCCGACCCGCTGGGGCTGGACATTGGCGATGTGTCGAACCCGGACGCGGCGGCGGAGGAGCAGGAGGTCGCGCGCTCGACCTTCGGCACGATGGCGAGCCTCTATGACGGGCAGGCAGGCGCGTTCGCTTATCTGCTGCTGATCCTGCTGTATATGCCCTGCGTTGCGGCCATCGGGGCCATCTGGCGCGAAACGGGCTGGCAATGGGCGTTGTTTGCCAGCACCTGGACGATGGGTCTGGCCTACGGCGCGGCGGTGATGTTTTACCAGATTGCGCGGTTTGATCGCCACCCCGACAGCTCGACCATTTGGATTGCATCGCTGTTGGCGACGTTGGCGGCGGTGTTCCTGTTCCTCAGGTGGCTGGGCAGTCGCCCGACACCGTTTGCCGTGGGGGCGGAGTGA
- a CDS encoding FeoA family protein translates to MLKLKDLKVGDRATVTGFFGGSPSYRRKLLSMGLTLGAEFSVSRLAPLGDPVEIRVRGYALSLRKHEAEAINVARVTPPIVS, encoded by the coding sequence ATGCTGAAGCTCAAGGATTTGAAAGTCGGTGACCGCGCCACGGTCACGGGCTTTTTCGGGGGCTCGCCAAGCTATCGGCGCAAACTTCTGTCGATGGGCCTGACCTTGGGGGCCGAGTTCTCGGTCAGCCGTCTGGCCCCGTTGGGTGATCCGGTGGAAATCCGCGTGCGTGGATACGCCCTGAGCCTGCGCAAGCATGAAGCCGAGGCTATTAACGTCGCCCGCGTCACACCCCCCATTGTATCATGA
- the hemA gene encoding 5-aminolevulinate synthase — MHYQNYFKSRLNTLREDGNYRVFADLQRKRGAFPKARHTGNDGAADVTIWCSNDYLGMGQHPDVLEAMHHAIDTVGAGAGGTRNISGTTHDHVLLEAELADLHGKEAALLFTSGYVSNWAALGTLASQIPGCIVFSDALNHASMIEGIRHSKAARVIWKHNDLEDLEAKLAAADPDAPKLIAFESVYSMDGDIAPIKEICDLADKYNAMTYLDEVHAVGLYGPRGAGVAEREGLMDRLTVIEGTLGKAFGVMGGYIAASAELCDFVRSFASGFIFTTALPPAVAAGARASVQHLKRSNVERDCQKERVAKVRKGLDAMGIPHIDNPSHIIPVMVGDPVKCKFISDTLMRDYGVYIQPINYPTVPKGTERLRITPSPVHSDADIEHLLGALEELWHQCEVARVPMAAQ, encoded by the coding sequence ATGCATTATCAGAACTATTTCAAATCCCGCCTCAATACGTTGCGCGAAGACGGAAACTATCGTGTGTTTGCTGATCTGCAACGTAAACGCGGCGCCTTTCCCAAGGCGCGCCACACCGGTAACGATGGGGCCGCAGATGTCACGATCTGGTGCTCGAACGATTATCTGGGCATGGGGCAACACCCCGACGTGTTGGAAGCTATGCACCACGCGATTGATACAGTGGGTGCCGGGGCAGGTGGCACGCGCAACATTTCCGGCACAACCCATGATCACGTGTTGCTTGAGGCCGAGCTTGCCGACCTGCACGGCAAGGAAGCAGCACTTCTGTTCACGTCCGGCTATGTCTCGAACTGGGCCGCGCTTGGAACGCTGGCCTCGCAAATCCCCGGCTGCATTGTCTTTTCCGACGCGCTGAACCATGCCTCGATGATCGAAGGCATCCGCCATTCCAAGGCGGCGCGGGTGATCTGGAAGCACAATGATCTGGAAGATCTTGAGGCCAAGCTGGCCGCCGCCGACCCTGACGCGCCCAAACTGATCGCCTTTGAAAGCGTCTATTCGATGGATGGGGACATCGCGCCGATCAAGGAAATCTGTGATCTGGCCGACAAATACAACGCCATGACCTATCTGGATGAAGTGCACGCGGTCGGCCTGTATGGTCCGCGCGGCGCAGGGGTTGCCGAGCGTGAAGGGCTGATGGATCGCCTGACGGTGATCGAAGGCACGTTGGGTAAGGCGTTTGGCGTGATGGGTGGCTATATCGCGGCGTCCGCCGAGCTGTGCGATTTCGTGCGCAGTTTCGCCAGCGGGTTCATCTTTACCACCGCTTTGCCACCTGCCGTGGCTGCGGGCGCGCGAGCATCGGTGCAGCATTTGAAACGCTCAAACGTGGAACGTGACTGCCAGAAAGAACGTGTCGCGAAGGTGCGCAAAGGGCTGGATGCGATGGGCATTCCGCATATCGACAACCCGTCCCACATCATCCCTGTGATGGTGGGCGATCCGGTGAAATGCAAGTTCATCTCGGACACTTTAATGCGCGATTATGGCGTTTACATCCAACCGATCAACTATCCCACTGTGCCGAAGGGCACCGAACGGCTGCGCATCACCCCATCGCCCGTGCATTCGGATGCCGATATCGAACATCTGTTGGGCGCGCTGGAAGAGCTGTGGCACCAATGCGAGGTCGCGCGGGTTCCGATGGCGGCGCAATAG
- a CDS encoding NnrS family protein — translation MADLFKRIFSEGFRAFFLGAAIWAILSGLTWELWLGAQALGGTSGLSDLSMAPHLWHAHEMLFGYAGAAVAGFFLTAVASGRGMIIGALAGLWLAGRVVLWHSAALPPAVVAVVDLSFLTSLVLRIANQLRQRRNPQHAIFTVFLATFLIGNLLVHLEWTDITTDTASAGLRVGLMALCGLIVVLGGRITPGFIRNAMNRAGQSPEALPPQTPRLDRLAILSAIALPWSVLIPMLAPIMALVLAVIHGARISRWRPQWALRDPLLWSLFAAQGLMVIGFALWALAGWGIGDEVGALHVLGLGGIGGMTLAVMSRATLGHTGRAPIVPRIVAVGYGLMILSALTRWLAADLLYRWYDALILLAGAAWIGAFVLFLVGMVPALTAPRVARPAPPPPPPHMPSRPPQRKTSTA, via the coding sequence ATGGCGGACTTGTTCAAACGTATTTTCAGCGAAGGATTTCGCGCCTTCTTTCTGGGCGCGGCAATCTGGGCTATTCTGTCCGGCCTGACGTGGGAGCTGTGGTTGGGCGCGCAAGCGTTGGGTGGCACCTCGGGCCTGTCGGATCTGTCAATGGCGCCGCATCTGTGGCACGCCCACGAAATGCTGTTCGGATATGCCGGGGCTGCTGTCGCCGGGTTCTTCCTGACTGCTGTTGCCAGTGGCCGGGGCATGATCATTGGGGCGTTGGCGGGTTTGTGGCTGGCGGGCCGTGTAGTGCTTTGGCATTCCGCTGCGTTGCCGCCTGCTGTGGTGGCCGTGGTTGACCTGTCCTTCCTGACCTCTTTGGTTCTGCGCATCGCGAACCAGCTGCGCCAGCGTCGGAACCCGCAACATGCGATTTTTACGGTCTTTCTGGCCACATTCTTGATTGGCAATTTGCTGGTTCATCTGGAATGGACGGACATCACAACGGACACCGCCAGCGCGGGTTTGCGCGTTGGGCTGATGGCGCTGTGCGGGCTGATCGTCGTGCTGGGCGGACGGATCACGCCGGGCTTTATACGCAACGCGATGAACCGGGCTGGGCAGTCACCCGAGGCGTTGCCGCCGCAGACACCGCGCCTTGACCGTCTGGCCATCCTGAGCGCGATTGCCTTACCGTGGAGCGTGCTGATCCCGATGCTCGCGCCCATCATGGCGTTGGTGCTGGCTGTAATCCACGGGGCGCGAATCAGCCGGTGGCGGCCGCAATGGGCGCTGCGCGATCCGCTTCTGTGGTCGCTGTTTGCGGCGCAGGGCTTGATGGTGATCGGCTTTGCGCTGTGGGCGTTGGCCGGTTGGGGCATCGGCGACGAGGTTGGCGCGCTGCATGTTTTGGGGCTTGGCGGCATCGGTGGCATGACCCTGGCGGTGATGAGCCGGGCAACGCTGGGCCACACGGGCCGCGCGCCCATAGTGCCGCGCATTGTTGCGGTGGGCTATGGACTGATGATCCTGTCTGCGTTGACGCGCTGGCTGGCGGCGGACCTTCTTTATCGCTGGTATGACGCGCTGATCCTGCTGGCCGGGGCGGCGTGGATTGGGGCATTTGTTCTGTTCCTTGTCGGCATGGTCCCGGCTCTGACAGCGCCACGCGTGGCACGTCCGGCCCCACCTCCGCCACCTCCGCACATGCCTTCCCGACCTCCACAAAGGAAAACTTCGACGGCTTGA
- a CDS encoding cytochrome c oxidase subunit 3, which produces MTDQTSVLDELPGDLMIWVLIVSELLVFGAGLLAFLGMRATDPMGFAADQAELNRVAGAANTIVLVTSGYCAARAVHSVRHMRLWLAGAMAFGVVFLIVKWYEYAEKARHGIGIETSDFFTFYYLLTGFHALHVVAGLIIFALLMRWGNPRNLEAGAAFWHMVDLVWVLLFPIIYLVH; this is translated from the coding sequence ATGACGGATCAAACTTCAGTTCTGGATGAACTGCCTGGAGACTTGATGATCTGGGTGTTGATCGTATCGGAGCTTCTGGTCTTCGGTGCGGGCCTTTTGGCATTCCTTGGAATGCGCGCGACGGACCCTATGGGTTTTGCGGCGGATCAAGCAGAGCTGAACCGGGTGGCGGGTGCGGCAAATACCATCGTTCTTGTCACCAGTGGCTACTGTGCGGCGCGGGCAGTGCATTCGGTGCGGCATATGCGGCTTTGGCTGGCAGGGGCGATGGCATTCGGCGTCGTCTTCCTGATCGTCAAATGGTACGAATATGCTGAAAAGGCACGCCACGGGATCGGTATCGAAACCAGCGATTTCTTTACCTTCTACTATTTGCTCACCGGGTTTCATGCGCTGCATGTGGTGGCCGGGTTGATCATCTTCGCGCTTCTGATGCGTTGGGGGAACCCCCGCAATCTGGAAGCAGGTGCCGCGTTTTGGCACATGGTCGATCTGGTCTGGGTGCTTCTGTTTCCCATCATTTATCTGGTGCACTGA
- a CDS encoding VWA domain-containing protein, translating to MSERIFDPFEPEETVGKIWHKYASRLDAPGVHDENAVTLTEVEGRLGVFFRGLGGSHSTEIKQATVAASHHRLSFRRSLGTWREMQARPSFDGEALRLPETIAEFPAREANAALYFWLVASVAHAPEPVGDADPLRADLRALRASIAMTQATLTDCPGLRGFYETLVGACRAMRPDAKLPSVEAALEAAIDHLLGGPEPKGAMAKVFVGLIRQPDQPLDHLTAPRGYRPFRPVPMWPDLRPMAARMPVDRLGEGDEEQGSGPGDEAEGTKAARRSESDQAERRDSLILHKFEAIFSWVESLNMNRRIEDDDEDNARRAAEDQDELALGQVSKKTATRLKFHLDLSPEDADRERLSGKHMYPEWDHRTNSYIPDHARVLSSIADEVEAIEHDPATNRRIRAVKRQFEALRPKRVILPRQLDGDELDLEAAIAAQVELRATGRSSDRVYRAARVMERDLAISVLMDVSRSTESAIGDRQVIDVEKEALTALAWGLEACGDDFAIHTFSSLKRGRVFVQECKGFDEKMNPHVEARIGGLTPAFYTRLGAAIRHTTAGLDDRPNTRRLMLVITDGKPNDLDHYEGRHGIEDSRMAVREARMKGHAVHGVVVDQKGQGWVHRIFGADGFSIVPDPTRLTAALPEIYRQITGGA from the coding sequence ATGTCCGAACGCATTTTCGACCCTTTCGAGCCGGAAGAAACCGTTGGCAAGATCTGGCACAAATATGCCAGCCGACTGGATGCCCCCGGCGTTCACGATGAAAACGCCGTCACCCTGACCGAAGTCGAAGGGCGTCTGGGCGTCTTTTTTCGCGGCCTTGGCGGGTCACATTCCACCGAAATCAAGCAGGCCACCGTAGCCGCTTCGCATCACCGGTTGTCCTTCCGCCGGTCACTTGGCACATGGCGCGAGATGCAGGCCCGCCCCAGTTTCGACGGCGAGGCGTTGCGCCTGCCCGAAACCATTGCCGAATTTCCCGCCCGCGAGGCCAACGCGGCACTGTATTTCTGGCTGGTTGCGTCCGTGGCCCATGCGCCCGAGCCGGTGGGCGATGCCGATCCGTTGCGCGCGGATCTGCGGGCCCTGCGTGCGTCAATCGCAATGACGCAGGCGACATTGACCGATTGCCCCGGTTTGCGAGGCTTCTATGAAACTCTGGTTGGTGCGTGTCGCGCGATGCGGCCGGATGCCAAGCTGCCGTCGGTCGAAGCCGCGCTGGAAGCAGCGATTGACCATCTGTTGGGCGGGCCAGAGCCGAAAGGCGCAATGGCAAAGGTCTTTGTTGGATTGATCCGACAACCGGATCAGCCCCTGGATCACTTGACCGCCCCGCGCGGCTATCGCCCCTTCCGCCCGGTACCGATGTGGCCCGATCTGCGTCCGATGGCGGCGCGGATGCCGGTGGACCGGCTGGGCGAAGGCGACGAGGAACAAGGCAGCGGCCCCGGCGACGAGGCCGAAGGCACCAAGGCCGCACGCCGGTCGGAAAGTGATCAGGCCGAACGGCGTGACAGCCTGATCCTGCACAAGTTCGAGGCGATTTTCTCGTGGGTTGAAAGCCTGAACATGAACCGTCGCATCGAAGATGACGACGAGGACAACGCCCGCCGCGCCGCCGAAGATCAGGACGAACTGGCACTGGGGCAGGTGTCGAAAAAGACCGCCACGCGGTTGAAGTTCCACCTTGACCTGTCACCCGAAGATGCCGACCGCGAGCGTTTGTCGGGCAAGCATATGTATCCGGAATGGGATCACCGCACGAACAGCTATATCCCCGATCACGCCCGCGTGCTGTCCAGCATCGCCGACGAGGTCGAAGCGATCGAGCATGACCCCGCCACCAACCGCCGCATTCGCGCCGTGAAACGTCAGTTCGAGGCGCTGCGCCCCAAACGCGTGATTCTACCGCGCCAGTTGGACGGCGATGAGTTGGATTTGGAAGCCGCGATTGCCGCGCAAGTCGAATTGCGCGCCACGGGCCGGTCCAGCGACCGTGTTTACCGCGCGGCGCGGGTGATGGAGCGTGATCTGGCGATCTCGGTCCTGATGGATGTGTCGCGATCGACAGAGTCCGCCATTGGCGACCGTCAGGTGATTGATGTCGAAAAAGAAGCGCTGACCGCGCTGGCCTGGGGACTTGAGGCCTGCGGCGACGATTTCGCAATCCACACGTTTTCGTCGCTGAAACGCGGGCGCGTCTTTGTGCAGGAATGCAAAGGGTTCGACGAAAAAATGAACCCGCATGTTGAGGCCCGTATCGGGGGGCTGACGCCTGCATTCTACACCCGGCTCGGCGCGGCAATCCGCCATACCACGGCAGGGTTGGACGACCGTCCCAATACCCGTCGCCTGATGCTGGTCATCACCGACGGCAAGCCCAACGATCTGGACCATTACGAAGGCCGTCACGGCATCGAAGACAGCCGCATGGCAGTCCGCGAGGCGCGAATGAAGGGCCACGCCGTGCATGGCGTCGTTGTCGATCAAAAAGGGCAGGGCTGGGTGCATCGCATCTTTGGCGCGGATGGTTTTTCCATTGTGCCGGACCCGACGCGACTGACCGCCGCATTGCCCGAGATCTATCGTCAGATTACCGGTGGCGCATGA
- a CDS encoding CbbQ/NirQ/NorQ/GpvN family protein produces the protein MAAVDKKTEGASAPFYSPVSDECDVFEAAERHGLPLLLKGPTGCGKTRFVAHMAARLGRPLYTVACHDDLSASDLVGRYLLKGGETVWVDGPLTRAVREGAICYLDEVVEARKDVTVVLHPLTDDRRILPLDKTGEEIEAAPGFMLVASYNPGYQNILKTLKPSTRQRFLSIDFDFPSHDREVDIVTRESGLDANRATSLVRLANKLRGLKGQDLEEGVSTRLVIYCATLIEDGMPVDRAIRAAMIEPLSDDDDVKQGLMDLVTAIYG, from the coding sequence ATGGCTGCCGTTGATAAAAAAACGGAGGGGGCTTCGGCCCCCTTCTACTCACCCGTTTCTGACGAATGCGATGTTTTCGAAGCTGCCGAACGCCATGGGCTGCCGCTGCTTCTGAAAGGTCCGACCGGTTGCGGCAAGACCCGCTTCGTCGCCCATATGGCCGCCCGTCTGGGTCGCCCGTTATACACTGTTGCCTGTCACGATGACCTGTCCGCGTCCGACCTTGTGGGGCGCTACCTGCTGAAAGGCGGGGAGACGGTCTGGGTTGATGGCCCGCTGACCCGTGCTGTGCGGGAAGGGGCAATCTGCTATCTTGACGAGGTGGTCGAGGCGCGTAAGGACGTCACCGTCGTTCTGCACCCTTTGACCGATGATCGCCGCATCCTGCCGCTGGATAAAACCGGCGAGGAAATCGAGGCGGCACCGGGCTTCATGCTCGTGGCAAGTTACAACCCAGGCTATCAGAACATCCTGAAAACCCTGAAACCGTCCACCCGCCAGCGTTTCCTTTCGATCGACTTCGATTTCCCCTCCCACGACCGGGAAGTTGATATCGTGACGCGTGAAAGCGGGTTGGATGCCAACCGGGCGACGTCCCTTGTCCGGTTGGCAAACAAACTGCGTGGCCTGAAAGGTCAGGATCTGGAAGAGGGTGTTTCGACCCGTCTGGTGATCTATTGCGCCACGCTGATCGAAGACGGCATGCCCGTTGACCGCGCCATCCGCGCGGCGATGATCGAACCTCTGTCCGATGACGATGACGTCAAGCAAGGGCTGATGGATCTGGTCACCGCGATCTACGGCTAA
- a CDS encoding cbb3-type cytochrome c oxidase subunit I → MKYQSQRIAYWYFLAAMAVFAVQVLGGLWAGWVYVSPNFLSELMPFNIIRMLHTNALVVWLLLGFFGAAYFLIPEEAEREIHSTTLAYAQLILLLVGTAGAVLTYVFDLFHGHWLLGMEGREFIEQPVWVKLGILVAALIFLFNISMTVLKGRKTAITNVLLLGLWGLSLLWLFSFYNPANLSLDKMFWWYIVHLWVEGTWELVMASILAFLLLKLTGVDREIIEKWLYIIVATALFSGILGTGHHYYWIGLPGYWQWIGSIFSTLEVIPFFAMMSFSFVMVWKGKRDHPNKAALLWALGAATVAFFGAGVWGFLHTLHGVNYYTHGTQITAAHGHLAFFGAYVSVNLAIITYAMPILRGRDPYNQVLNMASFWLMTGGMSFMTFVLTFAGTVQTHMQRVLGENFMDIQEGVHLFFIMRWAAGLAVVIGAILFIYAQLVPRREVIEPTDQYEREGA, encoded by the coding sequence ATGAAATACCAATCTCAACGAATTGCCTATTGGTACTTCCTAGCAGCGATGGCGGTGTTCGCCGTTCAGGTGCTGGGTGGTCTGTGGGCCGGCTGGGTCTATGTCAGCCCGAACTTCCTGTCCGAGCTGATGCCGTTCAACATCATCCGGATGTTGCACACCAACGCATTGGTGGTCTGGCTGCTTTTGGGCTTCTTTGGCGCGGCATACTTCCTGATACCGGAAGAAGCCGAACGGGAAATCCATTCAACCACATTAGCCTATGCGCAGTTGATCCTGCTTCTTGTGGGCACAGCGGGCGCAGTTCTGACTTATGTGTTCGACCTGTTCCACGGCCACTGGCTGTTGGGTATGGAAGGGCGCGAGTTCATTGAACAACCTGTCTGGGTCAAGTTGGGCATTCTGGTTGCGGCGCTTATCTTCCTGTTCAACATCTCGATGACGGTGTTGAAAGGGCGTAAAACCGCGATCACAAACGTACTGCTTCTGGGCCTTTGGGGTCTGTCGCTCTTGTGGCTGTTTTCGTTCTATAACCCGGCCAACCTGTCACTGGACAAGATGTTCTGGTGGTACATCGTCCACCTGTGGGTGGAAGGCACATGGGAACTTGTGATGGCATCCATCCTTGCGTTCCTGCTTTTGAAGCTGACCGGTGTTGACCGTGAGATCATTGAAAAGTGGCTTTATATCATCGTCGCCACCGCGCTGTTCTCGGGCATTCTGGGAACGGGCCACCACTACTACTGGATCGGCTTGCCGGGCTATTGGCAGTGGATCGGGTCCATCTTCTCGACGCTTGAGGTGATCCCCTTCTTCGCAATGATGAGCTTCAGCTTCGTCATGGTGTGGAAAGGCAAACGCGACCACCCGAACAAAGCCGCCCTTCTGTGGGCGCTGGGTGCCGCAACCGTTGCCTTCTTCGGCGCGGGTGTATGGGGCTTCCTGCACACGCTGCACGGTGTGAACTATTACACCCACGGCACGCAGATCACCGCGGCCCACGGTCACTTGGCTTTCTTTGGTGCCTATGTGTCGGTGAACCTTGCGATCATCACTTATGCCATGCCGATCCTGCGCGGACGCGATCCGTATAACCAGGTACTGAATATGGCGAGCTTCTGGCTGATGACCGGCGGTATGTCCTTCATGACCTTCGTTCTGACCTTTGCGGGGACCGTTCAAACACACATGCAACGTGTGCTGGGCGAGAACTTCATGGACATTCAGGAAGGCGTGCACCTGTTCTTCATCATGCGTTGGGCCGCAGGCCTTGCGGTGGTGATCGGTGCGATCTTGTTCATCTACGCACAGCTTGTGCCGCGTCGCGAAGTTATCGAACCGACCGACCAATACGAAAGAGAAGGTGCCTGA
- a CDS encoding cytochrome c, with the protein MREVMTKTMARNVFYGGSLFFIVVFLILSAHSVRYVVTKSTANAELTESVVRGKHVWEKNACINCHTLMGEGAYFAPELQNVMTRWGVDDDPEAAFEVLKGWMEAQPSGIEGRRQMPQFNLSDEQIRELADFFLWVNSIDAQGWPPNEAG; encoded by the coding sequence ATGCGAGAAGTCATGACCAAGACCATGGCGCGTAACGTGTTCTATGGCGGCTCGTTGTTTTTCATCGTGGTCTTTTTGATCCTGTCGGCGCACTCAGTGCGATACGTGGTGACCAAATCGACTGCAAATGCAGAACTGACGGAAAGCGTAGTGCGCGGCAAACATGTGTGGGAAAAGAACGCCTGCATCAATTGCCATACTTTGATGGGCGAGGGGGCATACTTTGCACCCGAGCTGCAAAACGTGATGACCCGTTGGGGTGTTGACGACGATCCTGAAGCAGCTTTCGAGGTGCTGAAGGGCTGGATGGAAGCACAACCCAGCGGCATCGAGGGGCGGCGTCAGATGCCGCAATTCAACCTGAGCGACGAACAGATTCGTGAACTTGCAGACTTCTTCCTGTGGGTGAACAGCATCGACGCGCAAGGCTGGCCACCCAACGAGGCTGGCTAA